The proteins below are encoded in one region of Microbispora sp. NBC_01189:
- a CDS encoding Tn3 family transposase has product MSQDGDHDLLKAQARYRPRTNRSDRDLQYETESGLNVVENYNGVNDYIRFGKRGELASNRREEQELAMLCLMILQSGLGYINTLMIQDAAVEPEWADVLTDIDWRGLTPLFTTNMTPYGTVQLRRERRLALSGPTSPPQG; this is encoded by the coding sequence GTGTCGCAGGATGGGGATCATGACCTGCTGAAAGCCCAAGCACGGTACCGGCCCAGGACCAATCGCTCCGACCGGGATCTTCAGTATGAGACCGAGTCCGGGCTGAACGTGGTGGAGAACTACAACGGGGTCAACGACTACATCCGGTTCGGCAAGCGCGGGGAGCTGGCTTCCAACCGGCGTGAAGAGCAGGAGCTGGCCATGCTCTGCCTCATGATCTTGCAGAGCGGTCTCGGCTACATCAACACGCTGATGATTCAAGACGCCGCCGTCGAGCCGGAGTGGGCCGACGTGCTCACCGACATAGACTGGCGCGGCCTGACCCCGTTGTTCACCACGAACATGACCCCGTACGGGACGGTGCAGCTGCGCCGCGAGCGCCGCCTGGCCTTGAGCGGCCCTACCTCCCCGCCGCAGGGGTAG